One Streptomyces drozdowiczii DNA segment encodes these proteins:
- a CDS encoding response regulator transcription factor, protein MTTTTSPQGRTELLRPDRTPVRVLVVDDEASLTELLSMALRYEGWEVRSAGDGAAAVRTARAFRPDVVILDVMLPDMDGLAVLGRLRRELSDVPVLFLTARDSVEDRIAGLTAGGDDYVTKPFSLEEVVARLRGLIRRSGTAAAARGESQLVVGDLMLDEDSHEVSRGGKNIHLTATEFELLRFLMRNPRRVLSKAQILDRVWNYDFGGQANVVELYISYLRKKIDAGRTPMIHTRRGAGYLIKPGE, encoded by the coding sequence ATGACGACGACGACCTCGCCCCAGGGGCGTACCGAACTGCTCAGGCCGGACCGCACCCCCGTGCGGGTGCTGGTCGTGGACGACGAGGCTTCGCTCACGGAGCTGCTGTCGATGGCGCTTCGCTACGAGGGCTGGGAGGTGCGCAGCGCGGGGGACGGTGCGGCCGCCGTGCGCACGGCCCGCGCGTTCCGGCCCGATGTGGTGATTCTCGACGTGATGCTGCCCGACATGGACGGGCTCGCCGTCCTCGGCAGGCTGCGGCGCGAACTGTCCGACGTGCCGGTGCTGTTCCTGACCGCGCGGGACTCCGTGGAGGACCGGATCGCCGGGCTCACGGCGGGCGGCGACGACTACGTCACCAAGCCGTTCAGCCTGGAGGAGGTCGTGGCCCGGCTGCGCGGCCTGATCCGGCGGTCGGGGACGGCGGCGGCGGCGCGCGGCGAGTCGCAGCTCGTCGTGGGCGACCTGATGCTGGACGAGGACAGCCACGAGGTGAGCCGGGGCGGGAAGAACATCCACCTGACGGCGACCGAGTTCGAGCTGCTGCGGTTCCTGATGCGCAATCCGCGCCGGGTGCTCAGCAAGGCGCAGATCCTGGACCGGGTCTGGAACTACGACTTCGGCGGCCAGGCCAACGTGGTCGAGCTGTACATCTCCTACCTGCGCAAGAAGATCGACGCGGGCCGTACGCCCATGATCCACACCCGGCGCGGGGCGGGATATCTGATCAAGCCCGGTGAGTAG
- a CDS encoding amidohydrolase family protein, translated as MGDDHDDVVRFRQRLGLPGLIDVHTHFMPERVLRKVWAYFDSAGPLTGLEWPIAYRHEEAERLAVLRSFGVLRFTSMLYPHKPGMAAWLNDWAAGFAARTPDCLHTATFFPEPDAGRYVREAVEAGARVFKAHLQVGAYDPNDPLLDPVWGLLAEAGIPVVTHCGSGPAPGEHTGPGPIGRVLARHPRLPLIVAHMGMPEYAEFLTLAETYPEVRLDTTMAFTDFVEEFSPFPPAEHGRLADLGDRVLLGTDFPNIPYPYAHQLHALERLGLGDDWLRAVCHDNAKALFGV; from the coding sequence ATGGGTGACGATCACGACGACGTGGTGCGGTTCCGGCAGCGGCTCGGGCTGCCCGGGCTCATCGACGTACACACGCATTTCATGCCGGAGCGGGTGCTGCGCAAGGTGTGGGCGTACTTCGACTCGGCGGGCCCGCTGACCGGCCTGGAGTGGCCGATCGCCTACCGGCACGAGGAGGCGGAACGGCTCGCCGTGCTCCGCTCGTTCGGGGTGCTCCGCTTCACGTCGATGCTGTATCCGCACAAGCCGGGGATGGCGGCCTGGCTGAACGACTGGGCGGCCGGTTTCGCCGCCCGGACGCCGGACTGCCTGCACACCGCGACGTTCTTCCCGGAACCGGACGCCGGACGCTATGTGCGGGAGGCCGTCGAGGCGGGGGCCCGGGTCTTCAAGGCGCACCTCCAGGTCGGCGCGTACGACCCGAACGACCCCCTGCTCGACCCGGTGTGGGGGCTGCTCGCGGAGGCGGGCATCCCGGTCGTGACGCACTGCGGCTCGGGTCCGGCGCCCGGCGAGCACACCGGCCCCGGTCCCATCGGGCGCGTCCTCGCCCGCCATCCCCGGCTGCCGCTGATCGTGGCGCACATGGGGATGCCGGAGTACGCGGAGTTCCTGACGCTCGCGGAGACGTATCCGGAGGTCAGGCTCGACACGACGATGGCGTTCACGGACTTCGTCGAGGAGTTCAGCCCGTTCCCTCCGGCGGAGCACGGGCGCCTCGCGGACCTCGGCGACCGCGTCCTGCTGGGCACGGACTTCCCGAACATCCCGTACCCGTACGCCCACCAACTGCACGCCCTGGAGAGGCTCGGCCTGGGCGACGACTGGCTGCGGGCGGTCTGCCACGACAACGCGAAGGCGCTGTTCGGCGTCTGA
- a CDS encoding DUF2797 domain-containing protein: MDWQCTGLRWPEGSDGPALGWRKGARTRASVLAYGTEFGFRASGERRCSGARGNACPLGAVVPATSTGGRCPECGRLDRAHSVAADTVPDDPRTYRVYLAWFGPGMVKVGITAEERGAARLREQGAVVFSWLGRGPLMAARRAEEVLRAALGVPDRIPYARKREVRAALPDPAERAAEVAELYGRAAALEGAGLPEALERLPFAAVDHAEVFRLGVAGAGAGAIPRPGPGHALPRSGSVRAVAGLVDGGAVAGRLVAAAGPDLHLDAGAQGLVIVDTRLMTGWTLTAAGPGAAGVSVPTVVVGGGAAQDGLF; the protein is encoded by the coding sequence ATGGACTGGCAGTGCACCGGCCTCCGTTGGCCCGAGGGCTCCGACGGCCCCGCGCTGGGCTGGCGCAAGGGGGCGCGGACGCGGGCGAGCGTCCTGGCGTACGGAACGGAGTTCGGCTTCCGGGCGTCCGGCGAGCGGCGCTGCTCCGGGGCCCGGGGCAACGCCTGCCCGCTGGGTGCCGTGGTGCCGGCGACGAGCACGGGCGGCCGCTGCCCTGAGTGCGGGCGGCTCGACCGGGCGCATTCGGTGGCCGCCGACACGGTCCCGGACGACCCGCGCACGTACCGGGTGTATCTCGCGTGGTTCGGGCCAGGCATGGTGAAGGTCGGGATCACCGCCGAGGAGCGGGGCGCGGCGCGGCTGCGGGAGCAGGGGGCGGTGGTCTTCAGCTGGCTGGGCCGGGGGCCGCTGATGGCGGCGCGCCGGGCGGAGGAGGTGCTGCGGGCGGCCCTCGGGGTCCCGGACCGCATTCCGTACGCCCGCAAGCGGGAGGTGCGGGCGGCCCTCCCGGACCCGGCGGAGCGGGCCGCCGAGGTCGCGGAGCTGTACGGCAGGGCGGCGGCCCTGGAGGGCGCCGGCCTGCCGGAGGCGCTGGAGCGGCTGCCGTTCGCGGCGGTGGACCATGCGGAGGTGTTCCGGCTGGGGGTGGCGGGGGCCGGTGCGGGCGCGATACCCCGGCCCGGGCCGGGCCACGCGCTACCTCGCTCCGGTTCCGTCCGCGCGGTGGCCGGTCTGGTGGACGGGGGCGCGGTGGCGGGGAGGCTCGTCGCGGCGGCCGGACCCGATCTCCACTTGGACGCGGGCGCGCAGGGCCTCGTCATCGTGGACACCCGGCTGATGACCGGCTGGACGCTGACGGCGGCCGGGCCGGGCGCGGCCGGGGTGAGCGTGCCGACCGTCGTGGTGGGGGGTGGGGCGGCGCAGGACGGGCTGTTCTGA
- the sigJ gene encoding RNA polymerase sigma factor SigJ codes for MTTVQDVDRFEAARPRLEAIAYRLLGSASEAEDAVQDTYLRWQAADTGRIEVPEAWLTKVLTNLCLNQLTSARARRETYVGAWLPEPLLAGDPMLGPADTVEQRESVSYAVLTLMERLTPGERAVYVLREAFGYPHREIAEILELSESAVQQVYHRAKKHIADGRTRTEVDEAAARRVIEEFLLAAAGGRTEPLVELLTSDAISIGDGGGKVPARAKAFEGAKAVATFMRGLLKPGKAKTAVTGGSVELHMTHANGSTAVLAVVGERVIGVMCVEVTPEGIASFRNQVNPDKLERATRRWAAMEHGKPLLTAF; via the coding sequence ATGACGACGGTGCAGGACGTGGACCGGTTCGAAGCGGCCAGGCCCCGGCTGGAGGCCATCGCCTATCGCCTCCTGGGCTCGGCGAGCGAGGCCGAGGACGCCGTGCAGGACACCTATCTGCGCTGGCAGGCCGCCGACACCGGGCGGATCGAGGTCCCCGAGGCGTGGCTGACGAAGGTCCTCACCAACCTCTGCCTCAACCAGCTCACCTCAGCCCGCGCCCGCCGCGAGACGTACGTGGGCGCCTGGCTGCCCGAACCGCTGCTCGCCGGGGACCCCATGCTCGGCCCCGCCGACACGGTGGAGCAGCGCGAGTCGGTCTCGTACGCCGTGCTCACGCTCATGGAGCGGCTGACACCGGGCGAGCGGGCCGTGTACGTGCTGCGCGAAGCGTTCGGCTATCCGCACCGGGAGATCGCGGAGATCCTGGAGCTGAGCGAATCCGCCGTGCAGCAGGTGTACCACCGGGCGAAGAAGCACATCGCCGACGGCCGGACGCGCACCGAAGTGGACGAGGCCGCCGCCCGCCGGGTCATCGAGGAGTTCCTGCTCGCCGCCGCCGGAGGCCGTACCGAACCGCTCGTGGAGCTGCTGACCTCCGACGCGATCTCCATCGGGGACGGCGGCGGGAAGGTGCCCGCGCGCGCCAAGGCGTTCGAGGGTGCGAAGGCCGTGGCGACGTTCATGCGCGGCCTGCTCAAGCCGGGCAAGGCGAAGACCGCGGTCACCGGCGGTTCCGTCGAACTGCACATGACCCACGCGAACGGCTCCACCGCCGTTCTGGCGGTCGTCGGCGAACGGGTCATCGGCGTCATGTGCGTAGAAGTCACTCCGGAGGGAATCGCCTCGTTCCGCAACCAGGTCAACCCGGACAAGCTGGAACGCGCGACCCGGCGATGGGCGGCCATGGAACACGGAAAGCCGCTGCTCACGGCCTTCTGA
- a CDS encoding NAD(P)/FAD-dependent oxidoreductase, which produces MQQHRIIVLGAGYAGAIAAGRVAKRLRREDVTVTLVNAEPDFVERVRMHQLAAGQDLKPRPFSEMFAGTGVELKVGRVTAVDVDRKAVTVESGDGTEELAYDSLVYALGSAWNTQGVPGTAEHAHEIASRPGALRLRARLAALAPGQSVLIVGGGLTGLEAATEFAEARPDLDIALAARGGLGDWLSPSGRAHVRKVFDRLGITVHENAAVAEVGGGYVTTAEGTSFQAAVTVWTTGFAVHPLTAATALKTSTSGQIVVDATMRSVSHPDVYAIGDAALVAGPGGKPLRMSCASGVPTAWQAADALAARLTGTKIPSTPLRYFNQCVSLGRKDGLIQYVTADDRAVKAALKGRIAAIYKELVCKGAAWGVANPTAGLPSRRRPVTATQQPETTRVAAAER; this is translated from the coding sequence ATGCAGCAGCACCGCATCATCGTCCTCGGAGCCGGATACGCCGGAGCCATCGCGGCGGGCCGCGTCGCCAAGCGGCTGCGCCGCGAGGATGTCACCGTCACCCTCGTCAACGCGGAGCCCGACTTCGTGGAGCGCGTCCGCATGCACCAGCTCGCGGCCGGCCAGGACCTCAAGCCCCGCCCCTTCAGCGAGATGTTCGCCGGGACGGGCGTGGAGCTGAAGGTCGGCCGGGTCACCGCCGTGGACGTCGACCGCAAGGCGGTCACCGTCGAGAGCGGGGACGGCACGGAGGAGCTGGCGTACGACTCCCTCGTCTACGCCCTCGGCAGCGCCTGGAACACCCAGGGCGTCCCCGGGACCGCCGAGCACGCCCACGAGATCGCGAGCCGCCCCGGAGCGCTCCGGCTGCGCGCACGGCTGGCCGCCCTCGCGCCCGGCCAGTCCGTCCTGATCGTCGGCGGCGGCCTGACCGGCCTGGAGGCGGCGACCGAGTTCGCGGAGGCCCGCCCGGACCTCGACATCGCCCTCGCCGCGCGCGGCGGCCTAGGCGACTGGCTCTCCCCCAGCGGCCGCGCGCACGTCCGCAAGGTCTTCGACCGGCTCGGGATCACCGTCCACGAGAACGCCGCCGTCGCGGAGGTCGGCGGTGGTTACGTCACCACGGCCGAGGGCACCTCGTTCCAGGCGGCGGTCACCGTCTGGACGACCGGCTTCGCGGTCCACCCGCTCACGGCGGCCACCGCCCTGAAGACCTCTACGAGCGGCCAGATCGTGGTCGACGCGACCATGCGCTCGGTCTCGCACCCCGATGTGTACGCGATCGGCGACGCGGCCCTCGTCGCGGGCCCCGGCGGCAAGCCGCTGCGGATGTCCTGCGCCTCGGGCGTCCCCACCGCCTGGCAGGCGGCCGACGCCCTCGCGGCCCGCCTCACCGGCACCAAGATCCCGTCCACCCCGCTGCGCTACTTCAACCAGTGCGTCTCACTGGGCCGCAAGGACGGCCTCATCCAGTACGTCACCGCCGACGACCGCGCGGTCAAGGCAGCACTGAAGGGCCGCATCGCCGCGATCTACAAGGAACTGGTCTGCAAGGGCGCCGCCTGGGGCGTGGCCAACCCGACGGCCGGCCTGCCGTCCCGCCGCCGCCCGGTCACGGCCACCCAGCAGCCCGAAACGACCCGGGTGGCCGCTGCGGAGCGGTGA